Proteins found in one Anabas testudineus chromosome 1, fAnaTes1.2, whole genome shotgun sequence genomic segment:
- the zgc:195282 gene encoding LIM_TLP_like domain-containing protein gives MVGYCPICGKPVYFGEKKRSLGRDYHPLCLKCQKCNRQLTAGQHAEHDEKPYCPYCYMKMFGPRGNR, from the exons ATGGTCGGCTACTGTCCAATCTGTGGGAAGCCCGTCTACTTTG GTGAGAAAAAGCGCTCCTTAGGGAGGGACTACCACCCTCTGTGTCTGAAGTGTCAAAAGTGTAACAGACAACTCACAGCTGGACAACATGCTGAG CACGATGAGAAGCCATATTGTCCGTACTGCTACATGAAGATGTTTGGGCCAAGAG GTAACAGGTGA